In Curtobacterium sp. L6-1, a genomic segment contains:
- a CDS encoding M23 family metallopeptidase — translation MTDESNPKRKPPTAAAMANSVTFPLNARSSPCSVVLVDTMLLGSRRRAGWCTVPRRSTGSPTERRCGVRSGPDSTPSAAREHIGNGAGQLRDGAGHLRDSGARGPRGPGARGHGARGTPAPDGRRGALSTGRSRRRRGQPASRHAGGMERGAGGGGCRECGEAFGGQGSQRGQRSQRSQRSQRGEGSWGSSARPRRRRAAASGRVAPSRRWLGRRRSPVGLSVAAVLVAVLVAVLAALPVAGAVAGPAPTAAAEPPGRGAGAASTPGGSARSREVHWDWPTRTRVVQRPWEAPTSDYGPGHRGLDVAAPPGTPVVAPDAGTIAFAGPVGGRSVVTVDHGDGLVSTLDPVEPTVRKGDPVERGQRVGTAGPGHCASATPCLHLGARVDGRYVDPLPFLTPAEWPVLLPDGTAGARAVDRGRRRPGRVRAWSGPRVRGPVHLAEPGG, via the coding sequence ATGACGGACGAGTCGAATCCGAAGAGGAAGCCACCGACCGCCGCCGCGATGGCGAACAGTGTGACCTTCCCCTTGAACGCACGGTCCTCGCCGTGCTCGGTGGTCCTGGTCGACACGATGCTCCTGGGTTCCCGCCGCCGTGCCGGGTGGTGCACGGTGCCCCGGCGGTCGACTGGATCGCCGACCGAGCGGCGTTGCGGTGTCCGGAGCGGCCCCGACAGTACCCCTTCGGCGGCTCGGGAGCACATCGGGAACGGTGCGGGGCAGCTCCGGGACGGCGCGGGGCACCTCCGGGACAGCGGCGCGCGCGGACCTCGGGGTCCGGGAGCACGGGGGCACGGGGCACGGGGCACTCCTGCACCGGACGGCAGGCGCGGGGCGCTCTCCACAGGTCGGTCGCGGCGACGTCGCGGTCAGCCCGCCAGCCGCCACGCTGGCGGCATGGAGCGCGGGGCGGGTGGCGGCGGGTGCCGCGAGTGCGGGGAGGCGTTCGGCGGCCAGGGCAGCCAGCGCGGCCAACGCAGCCAGCGCAGCCAGCGCAGCCAGCGCGGCGAGGGCAGCTGGGGATCGAGTGCCCGCCCACGGCGGCGGCGTGCTGCGGCCTCCGGGCGCGTCGCTCCGTCGCGTCGGTGGCTCGGTCGGCGGCGGTCGCCGGTCGGGCTGTCGGTCGCGGCGGTCCTCGTGGCCGTCCTCGTGGCCGTCCTCGCGGCGCTCCCGGTGGCGGGCGCGGTCGCAGGGCCCGCGCCCACCGCTGCGGCGGAACCTCCCGGGCGCGGAGCCGGAGCGGCATCGACACCGGGCGGGTCAGCACGGTCCCGGGAGGTCCACTGGGACTGGCCGACCCGCACCCGGGTCGTGCAGCGCCCCTGGGAGGCACCGACCTCCGACTACGGCCCCGGGCACCGCGGCCTCGACGTCGCCGCGCCGCCGGGGACGCCGGTGGTCGCTCCGGACGCCGGCACCATCGCCTTCGCGGGTCCCGTGGGCGGTCGGTCCGTCGTCACCGTGGACCACGGTGACGGCCTCGTGAGCACCCTCGACCCGGTGGAGCCGACCGTGCGGAAGGGTGACCCGGTGGAGCGGGGCCAGCGGGTCGGCACCGCCGGACCTGGGCACTGCGCGTCCGCGACGCCCTGCCTGCACCTCGGGGCCCGGGTCGACGGACGCTACGTCGACCCGCTGCCGTTCCTGACGCCGGCGGAGTGGCCGGTCCTGCTGCCGGACGGGACGGCGGGCGCACGCGCTGTGGACCGGGGTCGACGCCGACCGGGACGGGTCCGCGCGTGGTCAGGCCCGCGGGTGCGCGGTCCGGTACACCTCGCGGAGCCGGGCGGATGA
- a CDS encoding sugar porter family MFS transporter: MSTRTTEHGEDRAFKGKVTLFAIAAAVGGFLFGFDSSVINGAVEAIKGEFGLSEAASGFAVASALIGCAFGAYFAGRLADRWGRTRVMFWAAVLFFVSSIGSGFAFATWDFVLWRLIGGLGIGTASVIAPAYISEVSPKAIRGRLASFQQLAITLGIFAALLSDQFFAVTAGSASAEVFGLPAWRWMFLVGVIPSIVYGVLAIVLPESPRYLLTKGRSDDARDVMTKIVPRDTVNTSLEEIQDGIEKEANEKKGSVRGNRFGLQPIVWVGIILAVLQQFVGINVIFYYSTTLWQAVGFKESDSFLISTITSVVNVAVTFIAIFLVDKVGRKPLLVAGSAGMFVSLTMVAIAFSQSVMVDGEPSLPGAWGIIALIFANLFVVSFGATWGPLMWVLLGEMFPNRIRATALGIGSAANWVANFVVTITFPVLSSFNLTVTYGIYALFALISFFFVIAKIPETKGRSLEEMGISAEGDTVGAKS, from the coding sequence GTGTCGACCAGGACCACCGAGCACGGCGAGGACCGTGCGTTCAAGGGGAAGGTCACACTGTTCGCCATCGCGGCGGCGGTCGGTGGCTTCCTCTTCGGATTCGACTCGTCCGTCATCAACGGCGCGGTCGAAGCGATCAAGGGTGAGTTCGGCCTGTCCGAGGCGGCGAGCGGCTTCGCGGTCGCGTCGGCTCTGATCGGCTGTGCGTTCGGCGCCTACTTCGCCGGCCGGCTCGCCGACCGCTGGGGTCGCACCCGCGTCATGTTCTGGGCGGCGGTGCTCTTCTTCGTCTCCTCGATCGGCTCCGGCTTCGCGTTCGCCACGTGGGACTTCGTCCTGTGGCGCCTCATCGGCGGTCTCGGTATCGGTACTGCGTCGGTCATCGCACCGGCGTACATCTCCGAGGTCTCCCCGAAGGCGATCCGTGGGCGGCTGGCCTCGTTCCAGCAGCTCGCCATCACCCTCGGTATCTTCGCCGCCCTGCTGTCCGACCAGTTCTTCGCCGTCACGGCCGGCAGCGCCTCGGCCGAGGTCTTCGGTCTGCCCGCGTGGCGCTGGATGTTCCTGGTCGGCGTGATCCCGTCGATCGTCTACGGCGTCCTCGCGATCGTGCTGCCGGAGTCGCCGCGCTACCTGCTCACCAAGGGCCGGTCCGACGACGCACGTGACGTCATGACGAAGATCGTGCCGCGCGACACCGTGAACACGAGCCTGGAGGAGATCCAGGACGGCATCGAGAAGGAAGCCAACGAGAAGAAGGGTTCCGTCCGCGGCAACCGCTTCGGTCTGCAGCCCATCGTCTGGGTCGGCATCATCCTCGCCGTGCTGCAGCAGTTCGTCGGCATCAACGTGATCTTCTACTACTCGACCACCCTCTGGCAGGCCGTCGGGTTCAAGGAGAGCGACTCGTTCCTCATCTCCACGATCACCTCCGTGGTCAACGTGGCGGTGACGTTCATCGCGATCTTCCTGGTGGACAAGGTCGGTCGCAAGCCGCTGCTGGTCGCCGGTTCCGCGGGCATGTTCGTGTCGCTGACGATGGTCGCCATCGCGTTCTCGCAGTCGGTCATGGTCGACGGCGAACCGAGCCTGCCGGGCGCGTGGGGCATCATCGCGCTCATCTTCGCGAACCTCTTCGTCGTCTCGTTCGGCGCCACCTGGGGTCCGCTCATGTGGGTGCTCCTGGGCGAGATGTTCCCGAACCGCATCCGAGCGACCGCGCTCGGCATCGGGTCGGCCGCCAACTGGGTCGCGAACTTCGTCGTCACGATCACCTTCCCCGTCCTGTCGAGCTTCAACCTCACGGTCACGTACGGCATCTACGCGCTGTTCGCCCTCATCTCGTTCTTCTTCGTCATCGCGAAGATCCCCGAGACGAAGGGCCGCTCCCTCGAGGAGATGGGCATCAGCGCCGAGGGCGACACCGTGGGCGCCAAGTCCTGA
- the rpsB gene encoding 30S ribosomal protein S2, protein MAVVTIRQLLDSGVHFGHQTRRWNPKVKRFILAERSGIHIIDLQQSLAFIDRAYDFVKETVAHGGTILFVGTKKQAQGSIAEQATRVGQPYVNQRWLGGLLTNFQTVSKRLARMKELEEIDFDDTTKGFTKKELLIKKRELDKLHKTLGGIRNLTRTPSALWIVDTKKEHLAVDEAQKLGIPIIGILDTNCDPDEITYPIPGNDDAIRSVGLLTRIVADAAAEGLKTRHNGGDDESSEPLAEWEQELLSGDAAGQTTGEGATVQENDADAQVAAKEIGEPIADADKNAEPTAEAAKAAETTPAE, encoded by the coding sequence ATGGCCGTCGTCACCATCCGCCAGCTGCTCGACAGCGGCGTCCACTTCGGACACCAGACCCGTCGGTGGAACCCGAAGGTGAAGCGCTTCATCCTCGCCGAGCGCTCGGGCATCCACATCATCGACCTGCAGCAGTCGCTGGCCTTCATCGACCGCGCGTACGACTTCGTCAAGGAGACGGTCGCGCACGGTGGCACGATCCTCTTCGTGGGCACCAAGAAGCAGGCCCAGGGCTCCATCGCCGAGCAGGCGACCCGCGTCGGCCAGCCGTACGTCAACCAGCGTTGGCTCGGCGGTCTGCTCACGAACTTCCAGACGGTCTCCAAGCGCCTCGCGCGCATGAAGGAGCTCGAGGAGATCGACTTCGACGACACGACGAAGGGCTTCACCAAGAAGGAGCTCCTCATCAAGAAGCGCGAGCTGGACAAGCTCCACAAGACCCTCGGTGGTATCCGCAACCTCACGCGGACCCCGAGCGCGCTCTGGATCGTCGACACCAAGAAGGAGCACCTCGCCGTCGACGAGGCGCAGAAGCTCGGGATCCCGATCATCGGCATCCTCGACACCAACTGCGACCCGGACGAGATCACGTACCCGATCCCGGGCAACGACGACGCGATCCGTTCCGTCGGCCTCCTGACCCGCATCGTCGCCGACGCCGCGGCCGAGGGCCTCAAGACCCGCCACAACGGTGGCGACGACGAGTCCTCCGAGCCGCTGGCCGAGTGGGAGCAGGAGCTCCTCTCGGGCGACGCCGCCGGTCAGACGACGGGCGAGGGCGCCACGGTCCAGGAGAACGACGCCGACGCGCAGGTCGCAGCGAAGGAGATCGGCGAGCCGATCGCCGACGCCGACAAGAACGCCGAGCCGACGGCCGAGGCCGCCAAGGCCGCGGAGACCACCCCCGCCGAGTGA
- the tsf gene encoding translation elongation factor Ts, whose amino-acid sequence MANFTAADVKKLREDLGAGMMDAKNALVEADGDYDKAVELLRIKGAKAVAKRDDRATSEGVVVASADNGAATVVELASETDFVAKNEKFTTLADKVLGAVAAAGATDVASANAAPLDGKTVLEVVNESAAALGEKLEVRTVRRVEGSAFEIYLHKTSQDLPPQIAVVVAYEGDNAAEARSIAQHVAFANPSYLTRDEVPADAVEKERATVEAITREEGKPEAALPKIVEGRVNAFIKGISLLDQDYAKDNKISVAKAAENAGITIQGFARVKVGA is encoded by the coding sequence ATGGCAAACTTCACCGCTGCTGACGTGAAGAAGCTCCGCGAGGACCTCGGCGCCGGCATGATGGACGCCAAGAACGCCCTCGTCGAGGCTGACGGCGACTACGACAAGGCCGTCGAACTGCTCCGCATCAAGGGTGCGAAGGCCGTCGCCAAGCGCGACGACCGCGCGACCTCCGAAGGTGTCGTCGTCGCGTCCGCCGACAACGGCGCCGCCACGGTCGTCGAGCTCGCCAGCGAGACCGACTTCGTCGCGAAGAACGAGAAGTTCACGACGCTCGCCGACAAGGTGCTCGGTGCGGTCGCCGCTGCCGGTGCCACCGACGTCGCCTCGGCGAACGCGGCCCCGCTCGACGGCAAGACCGTCCTCGAGGTCGTCAACGAGAGCGCCGCCGCACTCGGCGAGAAGCTCGAGGTCCGCACGGTCCGCCGTGTCGAGGGCTCGGCCTTCGAGATCTACCTGCACAAGACCAGCCAGGACCTGCCGCCGCAGATCGCCGTCGTCGTCGCCTACGAGGGTGACAACGCCGCCGAGGCCCGCTCGATCGCGCAGCACGTCGCGTTCGCGAACCCGTCGTACCTGACGCGCGACGAGGTCCCGGCCGACGCCGTCGAGAAGGAGCGCGCGACCGTCGAGGCGATCACGCGCGAGGAGGGCAAGCCCGAGGCCGCCCTCCCGAAGATCGTCGAGGGTCGCGTCAACGCCTTCATCAAGGGCATCTCGCTCCTCGACCAGGACTACGCGAAGGACAACAAGATCTCCGTCGCGAAGGCCGCCGAGAACGCCGGCATCACGATCCAGGGCTTCGCCCGCGTCAAGGTCGGCGCGTAA
- the pyrH gene encoding UMP kinase: MTDEKTGRRRVLLKLSGEAFGAGSLGVNPEVISTIAKEIALAAKEVEVAVVVGGGNFFRGAELSQSGMDRGRADYMGMLGTVMNALALQDFLEQAGAATRVQSAIAMTQVAEPYIPRRAERHLEKGRIVIFGAGAGLPYFSTDTVAAQRALEIGATEVLVAKNGVDGVYSADPKKDPTAEKLHHVTYQDALLKGLKVVDATAFSLCMDNGMPMHVFGMEGEGNVRAAIQGERIGTVVSN; encoded by the coding sequence ATGACCGACGAGAAGACCGGACGCCGACGAGTCCTGCTGAAGCTCTCCGGGGAGGCGTTCGGCGCCGGGTCCCTGGGCGTGAACCCCGAGGTGATCAGCACCATCGCGAAGGAGATCGCCCTCGCCGCGAAGGAGGTCGAGGTCGCGGTCGTGGTCGGCGGCGGCAACTTCTTCCGCGGGGCCGAGCTGTCCCAGAGCGGCATGGACCGTGGTCGCGCCGACTACATGGGCATGCTCGGCACCGTCATGAACGCCCTCGCGCTGCAGGACTTCCTCGAGCAGGCCGGGGCCGCCACGCGCGTGCAGTCCGCGATCGCGATGACCCAGGTCGCCGAGCCGTACATCCCGCGGCGTGCCGAGCGGCACCTCGAGAAGGGGCGCATCGTCATCTTCGGCGCCGGCGCGGGCCTGCCGTACTTCTCGACCGACACCGTCGCGGCGCAGCGCGCGCTCGAGATCGGCGCGACCGAGGTCCTCGTCGCGAAGAACGGCGTCGACGGCGTCTACTCCGCCGACCCGAAGAAGGACCCGACCGCAGAGAAGCTCCACCACGTCACGTACCAGGACGCGCTGCTCAAGGGGCTGAAGGTCGTCGACGCCACCGCCTTCTCGCTCTGCATGGACAACGGCATGCCGATGCACGTGTTCGGCATGGAGGGCGAGGGCAACGTCCGCGCCGCGATCCAGGGCGAGCGCATCGGCACCGTCGTCAGCAACTGA
- the frr gene encoding ribosome recycling factor has product MISDVMTEATEKMAKAVDVAKDDFATVRTGRINAALFQKIPVEYYGSPTPLAQLASLQTPEARTLIVTPYDKSALKEIERAIATFPNLGASPTNDGEIVRVTIPELSAERRKEFVKIVKGKGEDHKVVLRNIRRKAKDDLDALKGEVSDDDIARSDKELDALTKKHVDQIDEALKKKEAELLEV; this is encoded by the coding sequence GTGATCAGTGACGTCATGACCGAGGCGACCGAGAAGATGGCGAAGGCCGTCGACGTCGCCAAGGACGACTTCGCCACCGTCCGCACCGGCCGCATCAACGCGGCGCTCTTCCAGAAGATCCCGGTCGAGTACTACGGTTCGCCGACCCCGCTCGCGCAGCTCGCGTCGCTCCAGACGCCGGAGGCACGCACCCTCATCGTGACGCCGTACGACAAGTCGGCGCTCAAGGAGATCGAGCGTGCGATCGCGACGTTCCCGAACCTCGGCGCCAGCCCGACGAACGACGGCGAGATCGTCCGCGTGACGATCCCCGAGCTCTCGGCCGAGCGTCGCAAGGAGTTCGTGAAGATCGTCAAGGGCAAGGGTGAAGACCACAAGGTCGTCCTCCGCAACATCCGACGCAAGGCCAAGGACGACCTCGACGCGTTGAAGGGCGAGGTGTCCGACGACGACATCGCCCGCAGCGACAAGGAGCTCGACGCGCTGACGAAGAAGCACGTCGACCAGATCGACGAAGCCCTGAAGAAGAAGGAAGCCGAACTCCTCGAGGTCTGA
- a CDS encoding phosphatidate cytidylyltransferase: MRRPDQGGDRPTSDDRRTTGFRQDFDARARAARSDFEAQIRQRRAEFGARNEALTARTGRNLPAAIAIALAFAVVMLASLLLFKPSFMVVAAFLLGVGVYELASAMRFAGRDVPRVPSVAVAVATVPAAFLGGQDWALFTLLGGVVFISAWRLVEVAVSRTRPSASSVVRDLTNGLFVQAYVTLLGACVVLLSAQDRGELWVVAFILVVVAVDTGAYATGINLGKHPMAPRISPKKTWEGFGGSVGASIIVGILVTWLMLGLPWWTGIILGVLISGSATLGDLTESMIKRDLGIKDISSFLPGHGGLLDRIDSILPSAAIAYLLYLVVNH; the protein is encoded by the coding sequence ATGCGCCGTCCGGACCAGGGCGGCGACCGCCCCACATCAGATGACCGCCGCACGACGGGGTTCCGCCAGGACTTCGATGCGCGGGCGAGGGCGGCCCGGAGTGACTTCGAGGCGCAGATCCGCCAACGCCGCGCCGAGTTCGGTGCACGCAACGAAGCACTGACGGCACGGACCGGACGCAACCTGCCGGCGGCCATCGCGATCGCCCTCGCGTTCGCGGTGGTCATGCTGGCGTCGCTGCTGCTGTTCAAGCCGTCCTTCATGGTCGTCGCGGCGTTCCTGCTCGGTGTCGGCGTCTACGAGCTGGCGAGCGCGATGCGCTTCGCCGGCCGTGACGTCCCGCGGGTGCCGAGCGTGGCGGTCGCCGTCGCCACGGTCCCCGCAGCCTTCCTCGGCGGTCAGGACTGGGCGCTCTTCACGCTGCTCGGCGGCGTGGTGTTCATCTCTGCCTGGCGCCTGGTCGAGGTCGCCGTCTCCCGCACCAGGCCGTCGGCCAGCAGCGTGGTGCGGGACCTCACCAACGGTCTGTTCGTCCAGGCGTACGTGACCCTGCTCGGCGCCTGCGTCGTCCTGCTGTCGGCACAGGACCGCGGCGAACTGTGGGTCGTCGCCTTCATCCTCGTGGTGGTCGCGGTCGACACCGGCGCGTACGCCACGGGGATCAACCTCGGCAAGCACCCGATGGCCCCGCGGATCAGTCCGAAGAAGACCTGGGAGGGGTTCGGCGGGTCGGTCGGCGCGAGCATCATCGTCGGCATCCTGGTGACCTGGCTCATGCTCGGGTTGCCCTGGTGGACGGGCATCATCCTCGGAGTGCTCATCTCCGGCTCGGCGACGCTCGGGGACCTGACCGAGTCGATGATCAAGCGCGACCTCGGCATCAAGGACATCTCGTCGTTCCTGCCCGGACACGGCGGCTTGCTCGACCGGATCGACAGCATCCTGCCGTCGGCAGCGATCGCCTACCTGCTGTACCTCGTCGTCAACCACTGA
- a CDS encoding DivIVA domain-containing protein, whose translation MPSTFPTAPRSVLGYDADEVERFLEDARRAYTANDSAPGIEAAKIRATAFSMRKGGYSTQHVDAALERLEDAFAAREREREIADVGQKAWYAEARGKASDVVARLGRPDGQRFQRVSFLTTGYHPKDVDAFSRRLHGYFKDGKPLSLTEVRSIVFRPKHGGYREAQVDALLDAVVEVMLAVR comes from the coding sequence GTGCCTTCGACGTTCCCGACTGCCCCCCGCTCGGTCCTCGGCTACGACGCTGACGAGGTCGAGCGTTTCCTCGAGGACGCTCGGCGTGCCTACACCGCCAACGACAGCGCCCCGGGGATCGAAGCCGCCAAGATCCGTGCGACCGCGTTCTCGATGCGCAAGGGCGGCTACTCCACCCAGCACGTCGACGCCGCGCTCGAGCGTCTCGAGGACGCCTTCGCCGCCCGTGAGCGCGAGCGGGAGATCGCCGACGTCGGGCAGAAGGCCTGGTACGCGGAGGCCCGCGGCAAGGCATCCGACGTCGTCGCCCGGCTGGGGCGCCCGGACGGGCAGCGGTTCCAGCGTGTCAGCTTCCTCACGACCGGCTACCACCCGAAGGACGTCGACGCGTTCTCCCGCCGCCTGCACGGCTACTTCAAGGACGGGAAGCCCCTCAGCCTGACCGAGGTGCGCTCGATCGTCTTCCGCCCGAAGCACGGCGGTTACCGCGAGGCGCAGGTCGACGCGCTGCTCGACGCCGTCGTCGAGGTCATGCTCGCGGTGCGCTAG